Below is a genomic region from Acetobacter ghanensis.
CCACGCAGGCAGGTGGGGGACCTTCTGGCGGAGCCTTTGCGGGTACACCACACAGCGGCCGGAGGCCGCTGGTCCAGCACCGCCATAACACACAGACTGAACACGTTAATGGATCTGGTCAGTCTACCCCGTACAGCTTTGGCCCGCTACCCACATGAATTTTCGGGCGGACAACGCCAGCGCATTAACATTGCCCGCGCCCTTGCTCTTTCCCCCGCCTGATCGTGGCGGATGAGCCTGTTTCGGCGCTGGATGTTTCGGTTCAGGCCCAAATTGTTAATCTGTTCGCAGACTTACAAAAGCAGCTCGGCCTGACCTATGTGTTTGTAGCGCATGACCTTGCTGTGGTGCGCCAGATATCGACCCGTGTTGCCGTCATGTATCTGGGCGCCATTGTGGAGTTGGGAGAAACAGACACCGTTCTGCATAATCCTGCACACCCCTATACTCTTGCCCTCACACAAGCAGTACCCCGCCCCATTGTGGGTGTTCCGCATCATGCTCCCTTACGCGGAGAAATTCCTAGCCCGGTCAATAAGCCCTCTGGCTGCCGTTTTCATACCCGGTGCCCCGCCGTGCAACCCCGCTGCCAGACCGACGCCCCCACATTGCGGCAGATTGCACCCAACCACGAAGTGGCCTGCCATTACCCGATAGCCAAATAAGCCTGAACAACGCCAGTCCAGAAAAAATATCAGGCGAGCTGAAACAAAATGCTCACGCCATGCGTATTACGTTTTGGTCTATTGTTGCCAACCATCCTCCTTGGGAGAATTTCAGCCATGACCCGCGCTTTCTTTTTGGCTTCAGCGACTTCCACCATGCTGGCATTCAGTGCCATGAACCCCGCACTCGCCGGGACCAACAACAACACAGCCGAAGCGCAATCTGGCATCTACAGTGTGGAGCCAGCCCATACTCAGGTTATTTTTTCCGTCCTGCATTTTGGATTTACAAATTACTTTGGGGCTTTCTCCAATGCTTCGGGCACACTGAAGCTTAACGCGCTGACACCGGAAGATTCCAGCCTGTCCGTAACCATTCCGGTCACTTCCGTGCAAACCACCAACACACGGCTGACAGATGAACTAAAAGGGCCGCAATGGTTTGATGCCACCAAGTTCCCAAATGCCACTTTTGTTTCAACGGCAGTTAAAATGACGGGGCCCAACGATGCAACCGTTACCGGCAACCTCACACTCCACGGCGTTACCAAACTCGAGGCATTGAATGTGCACTTCCTTGGCGCTGGCACAAATCCGATGGACAAAAAGTACACGACTGGCTTTGAAGCCACAGGCACCATCAAACGGAGTGATTTTGGTATAAAAACGTATGTGCCTTACGTCAGTGACGATGTCAGCCTTCGTATTGCCGGAGCTTTTGAAAAGCAGGATTAATCAGTTTACGCCCCATATGCTCATAGCAACAGCCCAACAACCAGAAAACCATATGGGGCAACTTTGTTAGTATTACACTAACATTAAATTTTATGCCAAAAATACAATGGGACTGACCTGCTGCCATTCCGCCCGCGCATACTTCGGATAATGCTGAATGATTGATATATGTCATTGCTTGTGCTGTATTTAGGGTTGAATCATAGCTAACATAATGCGCGGGCATCATGCGCTCCTGCCCTGCGGCTCTCCAAGCCCGTCTGTTCGTTTTGGCAATTTCAGGCCGCTGAACGATTGATTATGGGACCACCAGACCGGCCTGAATAGCTGAACAGGATAACACCCATCGATGGCAACCCCTCCCCTACCCGGTGAGATCGACTTTACTAACCTTCCTGATCTGGCGGTTCTAGGGCAAACGCTTTTCAAGCGGGTTCCAATTGGTGCGATTGTCGTTCGGTTATCTGACAGTCAGATTATCCTACGCAACCCTGCGTTCCGGCACATTGCGAACGATGACATTACAACCGTCAGCAGCCTGCTGGACACCTGTTGCGTTGACCCCACTCAACGGGAGCAGATCCACCAGCAGATCACACAGGCCAAAAGCCGGGCGGATAAGGAAGAAACCAGCGAAATGCCCGAGCTTGTACTGGACCTGAAAGGGACAGATGGCCGGGTACGCATTGTGCAGCACTACGCTCTACTGTTCCACAAAATGGACATTGCGATTGGGATTTTCCGCGATATATCAGACATCAAGCGAAAATACCGTGCACTTCAGAAAGAAGCTTTTACAGATGAGCTAACAGGCGTTGGCAATAGGCGCGGCCTGATGGAACGCTGGAATGAAGAAATGGAGGATGATCCCAATCAGGTAATCGGCTTCCTGATGATCGACCTTGACCAGTTCAAACCGATTAATGACACCTATGGCCATGCCATTGGGGACCACGTCCTTCAAAGTCTGGCGCGCAGACTGCGCAAAGGTGTCCGCAAAAGTGATTATGTCGCCCGGCTGGGCGGGGATGAATTTGGTATTCTTTTGCCTAATATCCAATCCCGCACCATGCTGGACACAATCAGAAACAAGCTTCTGGTATCACTCAAGCGCCCCGTTATAACCAACACGCTCAAGCTCAATCTGTCTGGCAGCATTGGTGGCGGCCTCTACCCGGAGGATGGTCAGGACCTCCCCGCCATTATGGTCCACGCTGACCACTCCATGTA
It encodes:
- a CDS encoding YceI family protein, with amino-acid sequence MTRAFFLASATSTMLAFSAMNPALAGTNNNTAEAQSGIYSVEPAHTQVIFSVLHFGFTNYFGAFSNASGTLKLNALTPEDSSLSVTIPVTSVQTTNTRLTDELKGPQWFDATKFPNATFVSTAVKMTGPNDATVTGNLTLHGVTKLEALNVHFLGAGTNPMDKKYTTGFEATGTIKRSDFGIKTYVPYVSDDVSLRIAGAFEKQD
- a CDS encoding sensor domain-containing diguanylate cyclase, which produces MATPPLPGEIDFTNLPDLAVLGQTLFKRVPIGAIVVRLSDSQIILRNPAFRHIANDDITTVSSLLDTCCVDPTQREQIHQQITQAKSRADKEETSEMPELVLDLKGTDGRVRIVQHYALLFHKMDIAIGIFRDISDIKRKYRALQKEAFTDELTGVGNRRGLMERWNEEMEDDPNQVIGFLMIDLDQFKPINDTYGHAIGDHVLQSLARRLRKGVRKSDYVARLGGDEFGILLPNIQSRTMLDTIRNKLLVSLKRPVITNTLKLNLSGSIGGGLYPEDGQDLPAIMVHADHSMYSTKKSIPARKRSKKHRVTARLPVA